Proteins encoded within one genomic window of Balneolaceae bacterium:
- a CDS encoding DUF5615 family PIN-like protein, protein MKILIDMNLTPEWTKVFQEERIESVHWSEIGEPTATDNTIMKYAREHDYLIFTHDLDFGDILAATEAKGPSVIQVRTLNHDPGIYSTSFNSGIGTI, encoded by the coding sequence ATGAAGATTCTTATTGATATGAACCTTACACCTGAATGGACGAAAGTTTTTCAGGAAGAGAGAATAGAATCAGTACACTGGTCTGAGATTGGAGAACCGACTGCTACTGATAATACAATTATGAAATATGCCAGGGAGCATGATTATCTTATTTTTACTCATGACCTCGATTTTGGGGATATCCTGGCAGCAACAGAAGCCAAAGGTCCCAGTGTTATCCAGGTTCGGACTTTAAATCACGACCCCGGAATCTATTCAACATCTTTTAATTCGGGCATTGGAACGATTTAA
- a CDS encoding pitrilysin family protein, protein MTSTSTAAGQAVQKSELPNGLKIVTEHIDSIKSISAGIWVKTGSRNESDRQAGMTHFLEHMLFKGTENRSSFEIAQSMESVGGYLNAFTSTEYTCYYARCLDSKLKEALDVLSDMVRHSTFPEEEMQKEKNVVLEEMKMYKDSPDDFILEEFSNQMFPDHPIGRPVLGFEDTVVSFTREGLFNYIDERYNPDNLLVAVAGNVQHEEVVRLCTQLLDIDSNGATVNEPQPIPPYNVTQNELSKPIEQAHMILGRRALNYDHPDKYLLLLANTVLGGGMSSRLHQNIREKYGYCYSIGPFNQSYVDSGLFGVYIGTDSDYVPHVRELIVKEFRRLQEEAIPEKELSEAKAHLKGKLLLSQENTSNRMTRMAKSEIYFNRYITLDELVENIDAVNSEDLRTFSEEFFDPEIYSETLLVPEKK, encoded by the coding sequence ATGACATCAACATCTACAGCAGCAGGACAAGCGGTACAAAAATCAGAACTTCCCAACGGACTTAAAATTGTTACCGAGCACATTGATAGTATTAAAAGTATTTCTGCCGGAATCTGGGTAAAAACCGGGAGCCGGAATGAGAGTGACAGGCAAGCGGGGATGACTCACTTCCTGGAGCATATGTTATTTAAAGGAACGGAGAACCGGTCCTCGTTTGAGATTGCCCAAAGTATGGAGTCAGTCGGCGGATACCTGAATGCGTTTACCTCTACGGAATATACCTGCTATTACGCCCGCTGCCTCGATTCCAAACTCAAAGAAGCGCTGGATGTGCTGAGCGATATGGTCCGCCACTCCACATTTCCCGAAGAGGAGATGCAGAAGGAGAAGAATGTGGTGCTGGAAGAGATGAAGATGTACAAAGACAGTCCCGATGATTTTATCCTGGAAGAGTTCAGCAACCAGATGTTTCCAGATCATCCCATCGGCCGGCCGGTTCTGGGATTTGAGGACACAGTGGTTTCCTTCACTCGCGAGGGTTTGTTTAATTACATCGACGAACGCTATAATCCTGATAATTTACTGGTTGCCGTGGCCGGAAATGTTCAGCATGAAGAAGTGGTTCGCCTTTGTACACAACTGTTAGATATCGATTCAAACGGGGCAACGGTGAATGAACCACAACCGATTCCGCCCTATAATGTGACTCAAAATGAGCTGAGTAAACCGATTGAACAGGCCCACATGATCTTGGGCCGGCGTGCGCTGAATTACGATCATCCCGATAAATACTTGCTGCTGCTGGCCAATACTGTGTTAGGAGGAGGGATGAGTTCGCGGCTTCATCAAAATATTCGCGAAAAGTATGGCTACTGTTATTCCATCGGGCCGTTCAATCAATCCTATGTCGATTCCGGATTATTTGGCGTGTATATCGGTACGGATAGCGATTATGTGCCGCATGTCCGCGAACTGATCGTGAAAGAGTTCAGGCGTTTGCAGGAGGAAGCGATCCCGGAAAAAGAGCTCAGCGAAGCAAAAGCTCATCTGAAAGGAAAGCTGTTGTTATCACAGGAGAATACAAGCAACCGGATGACGAGGATGGCAAAAAGCGAGATCTATTTCAACCGGTATATAACACTCGATGAGCTTGTTGAAAATATCGACGCTGTGAACTCAGAAGATCTGCGAACATTCTCTGAAGAGTTTTTTGATCCGGAGATCTATTCGGAGACATTACTGGTGCCCGAGAAGAAATAG
- a CDS encoding asparagine--tRNA ligase: MKITYIKNLADHQDQTVTLKGWIYNIRSSKAIHFLEVRDGSGLCQCIVSAEEVSEEVFEAAGGLKQESSLEITGKVVKDDRSVGGYELHTTDLNVIQIAENYPITPKDHGVEFLMENRHLWLRSQRQWAAMQVRNTIQFAIHRFFQKEGFIQMDAPIFTGNAAEGTTTLFETDYFDEKAYLTQSGQLYAEAMAMAHGKVYTFGPTFRAEKSKTRRHLTEFWMIEPEMAFYDLAMNMDLAESMLQFIVKTVLDENEPELEILERDTTYLEKAANEEFIRISYSDAVDQLKSKETADLLDKMEVERKTELDAIQTEEKEIKKEHGSAKKWRKAQIDERIKEIHARVDQIEEDLRNIPVWKESAANFEWGTDFGGSDETILTMQYDTPLMIHRYPAEVKAFYMKRDPENDKLALALDVLAPEGYGEIIGGSEREDSLEVLQERIAEHDLPEDLFSWYLDLRKFGSVPHAGYGLGLERTVAWICGLQHVRETIPFPRMLGRLRP; the protein is encoded by the coding sequence ATGAAAATCACCTATATTAAGAATCTCGCCGACCATCAAGACCAAACCGTAACGCTAAAAGGCTGGATCTATAATATTCGCAGCAGCAAGGCGATCCATTTCCTGGAGGTACGAGACGGCAGCGGACTCTGTCAGTGTATCGTTTCTGCTGAGGAAGTTTCTGAGGAGGTGTTTGAAGCGGCAGGTGGATTGAAACAGGAGAGTTCACTTGAGATTACAGGAAAGGTTGTAAAAGATGACCGAAGTGTTGGGGGTTATGAACTTCATACGACAGATCTGAACGTTATTCAGATTGCAGAAAATTACCCGATTACGCCAAAAGATCACGGGGTTGAATTTTTGATGGAAAACCGTCACCTGTGGTTGAGGAGTCAGCGGCAGTGGGCGGCGATGCAGGTTCGGAACACCATCCAGTTTGCTATTCACCGGTTTTTCCAGAAGGAGGGATTTATCCAGATGGATGCACCCATTTTTACAGGAAATGCAGCCGAGGGAACAACCACCCTTTTTGAAACCGATTATTTTGATGAGAAAGCCTACCTCACACAATCGGGTCAGCTTTACGCCGAGGCGATGGCGATGGCTCACGGAAAAGTGTACACGTTTGGCCCCACATTTCGGGCTGAGAAAAGTAAAACCCGGCGTCATCTCACCGAATTCTGGATGATTGAACCGGAGATGGCCTTTTACGACCTGGCGATGAATATGGATCTGGCCGAATCGATGCTGCAATTTATTGTGAAAACGGTACTGGATGAGAACGAGCCTGAGCTTGAAATTCTTGAACGCGATACGACTTATCTTGAAAAAGCAGCGAATGAGGAGTTTATTCGAATTTCCTATTCCGATGCTGTGGATCAGTTAAAAAGTAAGGAAACGGCTGACCTTCTCGATAAAATGGAAGTGGAGCGAAAAACCGAATTGGACGCTATTCAAACAGAGGAAAAGGAGATCAAAAAGGAGCATGGGTCAGCCAAGAAGTGGCGAAAAGCACAGATCGATGAGCGCATTAAAGAGATTCATGCACGGGTGGATCAGATTGAGGAGGATTTGAGGAATATTCCCGTTTGGAAAGAATCGGCTGCAAATTTTGAGTGGGGAACCGATTTTGGCGGCAGCGATGAAACGATTTTAACCATGCAGTACGATACTCCGCTTATGATTCACCGATATCCCGCAGAAGTGAAAGCATTTTATATGAAGCGTGATCCCGAAAATGATAAACTTGCCCTGGCCCTGGACGTTCTGGCTCCTGAAGGCTACGGGGAGATCATTGGCGGAAGCGAACGGGAAGACAGCCTGGAAGTTCTGCAAGAGAGGATCGCAGAACACGATCTGCCGGAAGACCTGTTCAGCTGGTACCTCGACCTGCGAAAATTTGGATCCGTTCCACACGCCGGTTACGGACTGGGTCTGGAGAGAACCGTTGCCTGGATTTGTGGATTACAGCATGTTCGTGAAACGATTCCGTTTCCACGGATGTTGGGTCGGTTACGGCCGTAA
- a CDS encoding transposase → MSRSRYKIYETEYPYFLTSSIIDGIPLFSIPEIAELILDGFQFLQESRDVDLYAYVIMENHIHFIASNDDLPKKLKNFKSFAARRIIDFLENGNYYQLLKSIKRAKLQHKNQSKYQVWQEGFHPKQIITADMMVQKIEYIHNNPVNRGYVDLPEHWRYSSARNYLELESLIAVTLYEE, encoded by the coding sequence ATGAGCAGAAGCCGCTACAAAATTTACGAAACAGAATACCCCTACTTTCTTACGAGCAGTATAATTGACGGTATTCCACTGTTTTCCATTCCCGAAATCGCAGAATTGATACTTGATGGGTTCCAATTTCTTCAAGAATCAAGAGATGTTGATTTATATGCTTACGTGATCATGGAGAATCATATCCACTTTATTGCAAGCAATGATGATTTACCAAAAAAGTTAAAAAACTTTAAGTCATTTGCAGCCAGACGAATTATAGATTTTCTTGAAAATGGAAACTATTATCAGTTGCTAAAATCTATAAAGCGAGCAAAGTTACAGCACAAAAATCAGAGTAAATACCAGGTTTGGCAGGAGGGTTTTCATCCGAAACAGATAATTACTGCTGATATGATGGTGCAAAAAATAGAGTACATTCATAACAATCCAGTGAATCGAGGATATGTGGATCTGCCTGAACACTGGAGATATTCATCAGCGCGGAATTATTTAGAACTGGAGAGTTTGATAGCTGTTACGTTGTACGAAGAGTGA
- a CDS encoding nitrilase family protein, producing MRTLNIAVAQFQPKDGDKEYNLSVIEKLTEKAKNQEADIVSFHELCITAYTHLKDLSKQELDDLSEEIPNGKSTEELIRLSKKFDIPILAGLVEKEGDKYYNSYICVDESGVLGKHRKIHPFISEYLSAGEEYTVFEWNNWRCGILICYDNNVIENVRATTLLGAEVMFAPHVTMCTPSSMPGRGYVDDELWENRHLDPVPLRMEFDGPKGMGWLMRWLPARAFDNGVYYAFTNPIGYDGEHLKNGNSLILDPYGDVVTEIKSFDDEVTTATITSDKLKLAGGYRYRNARKPELFREILGADHESEIQPAWMKDDNE from the coding sequence ATGCGCACATTAAACATCGCCGTAGCCCAGTTTCAACCGAAAGATGGAGATAAAGAGTACAATCTTTCAGTCATTGAGAAACTAACCGAAAAAGCAAAAAATCAGGAAGCGGATATTGTTAGTTTTCATGAGCTTTGCATTACCGCATACACCCATCTGAAGGATTTAAGCAAACAAGAACTCGATGATCTTTCTGAAGAAATTCCCAATGGCAAAAGCACGGAGGAGCTTATTCGCCTCTCCAAAAAATTTGATATCCCAATTCTTGCCGGACTCGTTGAAAAAGAGGGCGACAAATATTACAACTCCTACATCTGTGTGGATGAATCCGGTGTGTTGGGGAAACATCGAAAAATTCACCCGTTTATCAGTGAATATCTGTCGGCCGGAGAAGAGTACACGGTTTTTGAGTGGAACAACTGGAGATGCGGAATCCTGATCTGCTACGACAATAACGTTATTGAGAACGTACGAGCCACAACCTTACTTGGCGCTGAGGTCATGTTTGCCCCGCATGTTACCATGTGTACGCCCTCATCCATGCCCGGACGCGGGTATGTGGATGATGAGCTCTGGGAAAATCGACATTTGGACCCTGTTCCGCTTCGAATGGAGTTCGACGGCCCTAAAGGAATGGGCTGGCTGATGCGCTGGCTGCCTGCACGCGCATTCGACAATGGTGTTTACTACGCTTTCACCAATCCGATTGGGTATGATGGCGAACATCTGAAAAACGGAAATTCCCTGATTCTTGATCCCTATGGTGATGTGGTAACGGAAATCAAATCGTTTGATGATGAAGTGACCACGGCAACCATCACATCAGACAAACTAAAACTCGCCGGCGGGTATCGATACAGAAATGCCCGAAAACCGGAGCTGTTCCGGGAGATCTTGGGAGCCGATCATGAATCAGAGATTCAGCCTGCGTGGATGAAGGATGATAATGAATGA